The following proteins come from a genomic window of Streptomyces sp. NBC_00539:
- a CDS encoding Ppx/GppA phosphatase family protein, with protein sequence MRLGVLDVGSNTVHLLVVDAHPGARPLSAHSHKVELRLAELLDERGSVSPEGIRRLVSVIGDAVQAAEDKGCEDLLPFATSAVREATNADEVLARVKAETGIDLPILSGDDEARLTFLAVRRWFGWSAGKLLVLDIGGGSLEIAYGIDEEPDAAVSLPLGAGRLTSAWLPGDPPAPADVKALRRHARAQIARSVGEFSRFGTPDHVVATSKTFKQLARIAGAARSAEGLYVQRDLTRKALEEWVPRLATMTTAQRAALPGVSQGRAHQLLAGALVAEGAMDLFGVDDLEICPWALREGVILRRLDHLPA encoded by the coding sequence ATGAGACTCGGTGTCCTCGATGTGGGTTCCAATACGGTTCATCTGCTGGTGGTGGACGCGCACCCCGGTGCGCGCCCGCTGTCCGCGCACTCGCACAAGGTGGAGCTGCGGCTCGCGGAGCTGCTGGACGAGCGGGGCTCGGTCTCGCCGGAGGGCATACGACGGCTCGTGTCGGTGATCGGCGACGCGGTGCAGGCCGCCGAGGACAAGGGCTGCGAGGACCTGCTGCCCTTCGCGACGAGCGCGGTGCGGGAGGCGACGAACGCGGACGAGGTGCTGGCCCGGGTCAAGGCCGAGACCGGCATCGACCTGCCCATCCTCAGCGGTGACGACGAGGCCCGCCTCACGTTCCTCGCGGTGCGGCGGTGGTTCGGCTGGTCGGCGGGCAAGCTGCTGGTCCTGGACATCGGCGGCGGCTCGCTGGAGATCGCGTACGGCATCGACGAGGAACCCGACGCGGCCGTGTCCCTCCCGCTCGGCGCGGGCCGCCTCACCTCGGCGTGGCTCCCCGGGGACCCTCCGGCGCCGGCCGACGTGAAGGCGCTGCGCCGCCACGCGCGTGCGCAGATCGCCCGGTCGGTCGGGGAGTTCAGCCGCTTCGGGACGCCGGACCACGTGGTGGCGACGTCGAAGACGTTCAAGCAGCTGGCCCGGATCGCGGGCGCGGCCCGCTCGGCGGAGGGGCTGTACGTACAGCGCGACCTGACGCGCAAGGCGCTGGAGGAGTGGGTCCCGCGCCTGGCCACGATGACCACGGCCCAGCGAGCCGCCCTTCCGGGCGTCTCGCAGGGCCGTGCGCACCAGCTGCTGGCGGGTGCGCTGGTGGCGGAGGGCGCGATGGACCTCTTCGGCGTGGACGACCTCGAAATCTGCCCCTGGGCCCTCCGCGAGGGCGTGATCCTGCGCAGACTGGACCACCTGCCGGCCTGA
- a CDS encoding BACON domain-containing protein, whose protein sequence is MNSSSQPHPPARTGAHRAQGRTPSRGPELGPADEQPPPFRHEPYLDGLFTYCLSVLCDHDTATDVLGEVLAVAERHPGRCPDEGDRRAWLYALARWGCLTRLGEQRRTRQGAHSAGRTPEHTDEKHAPGALDVSAYRRTELARLAWPEAAGTTPEQREALELAVRHRLAVPELAAVLGTQAATARELLTGAACEVERTRAALAVVETGNCPAVSRLTGDGQVLLSTTLRAELVRHVDDCPRCRRVAERVGAAAPWPGSGGVHTPGLPLVPAPRPAVHAAMLRSGRRRRGGPGPRFDRTGFPMDPKDRAARRDRLRARAVTTTVVATVVAAPVLALWAAYRGAPSTGEPAAGTTARISASESELPLPHVDGRPFAAYQNAGNTRTTGEPGFAPGADVPDVSVEVISPGASGTPQPGGPGAPGHIAVSASTRGGTTALTLTASGGAPVHWRLWSDAPWLRASRSAGTLAPGGSVTVWITVDSAAQPVGAWSARVGIDPDGAVVSLRGHGRPAPPATPPGTPDRDPDPDPTPTPTPPSPTPTPPATPDPTPTPTPPSPTPTPTEPEGTVSPAPDPGGPGPSGSAS, encoded by the coding sequence GTGAACAGCAGCAGCCAACCACACCCCCCGGCGCGCACCGGCGCACACCGGGCGCAGGGGCGCACGCCCTCCCGCGGACCCGAGCTGGGCCCCGCGGACGAGCAGCCTCCCCCCTTCCGGCACGAGCCCTACCTCGACGGACTGTTCACTTACTGCCTGTCGGTGCTGTGTGACCACGACACCGCCACCGACGTGCTCGGTGAGGTCCTCGCCGTCGCCGAACGGCATCCCGGCCGGTGCCCCGACGAAGGGGACCGGCGGGCCTGGCTCTACGCACTGGCCCGCTGGGGCTGCCTCACCCGGCTGGGCGAACAACGGCGCACCCGCCAGGGGGCGCATTCCGCCGGGCGCACGCCGGAGCACACCGACGAAAAGCATGCGCCGGGGGCGCTGGACGTGAGCGCCTACCGCCGTACCGAGCTGGCCCGCCTCGCCTGGCCCGAAGCCGCCGGAACCACCCCCGAGCAGCGCGAGGCCCTCGAACTCGCCGTCCGCCACCGCCTCGCCGTACCGGAACTCGCCGCCGTCCTCGGCACCCAGGCAGCCACCGCCCGGGAACTGCTCACCGGCGCCGCATGCGAGGTGGAACGCACCCGCGCCGCCCTCGCCGTGGTCGAGACCGGCAACTGTCCGGCCGTGTCCCGGCTCACCGGCGACGGCCAGGTGCTGCTGTCCACCACCCTGCGCGCCGAGCTGGTGCGCCACGTCGACGACTGCCCCCGCTGCCGCCGGGTCGCCGAACGGGTGGGCGCCGCGGCGCCCTGGCCCGGCTCCGGCGGCGTCCACACCCCCGGGCTCCCCCTGGTCCCCGCCCCGCGCCCCGCCGTCCACGCCGCGATGCTGCGCTCCGGCCGGCGCCGCCGGGGCGGGCCCGGCCCCCGCTTCGACCGCACCGGCTTCCCCATGGACCCCAAGGACCGCGCGGCGCGCCGCGACCGGCTCCGGGCGCGGGCGGTCACCACCACCGTCGTCGCCACCGTGGTCGCCGCTCCCGTCCTCGCGCTGTGGGCCGCGTACCGGGGCGCCCCCAGTACCGGCGAACCCGCCGCGGGCACCACCGCCCGTATCTCGGCCAGCGAATCGGAGCTTCCGCTCCCACACGTCGACGGGCGCCCCTTCGCCGCCTATCAGAACGCCGGCAACACGCGCACCACCGGCGAGCCGGGCTTCGCGCCGGGCGCGGACGTCCCGGACGTCTCGGTCGAGGTGATCAGCCCCGGTGCCTCCGGCACGCCGCAACCGGGTGGTCCCGGGGCCCCGGGCCACATCGCCGTGAGCGCCTCCACCCGGGGCGGCACCACCGCGCTCACCCTCACCGCCTCCGGCGGCGCGCCGGTGCACTGGCGGCTGTGGTCGGACGCGCCGTGGCTGCGGGCGAGCCGGAGCGCGGGCACCCTGGCGCCGGGAGGATCGGTCACCGTGTGGATCACCGTCGACTCCGCGGCCCAGCCGGTCGGGGCCTGGTCGGCCAGGGTCGGGATCGACCCCGACGGCGCGGTGGTCTCCCTCCGGGGCCACGGCCGCCCCGCGCCGCCCGCGACGCCACCCGGGACCCCGGACCGGGACCCGGACCCGGACCCGACGCCGACTCCGACGCCGCCCAGCCCCACGCCGACGCCGCCGGCGACCCCGGATCCCACGCCGACTCCGACGCCGCCGAGCCCCACGCCTACGCCGACGGAGCCCGAAGGAACGGTTTCCCCCGCGCCGGACCCGGGCGGCCCGGGCCCCTCCGGTTCGGCGTCCTAG